The Humulus lupulus chromosome 3, drHumLupu1.1, whole genome shotgun sequence genome window below encodes:
- the LOC133822284 gene encoding protein HHL1, chloroplastic, whose product MSLNAVLRLPLSNFRTQEDGLVRHSLGSSSRTSLKQHPEQRQQQRHQTLVVQAKGKKGMQERQFQRPPPMPKIEDDGNPRFVIFIRMAEVGFWYPLSVVTGGTTAKIMVAAKDNFLGKYIYKDTLARNLAAVIYRDEKEIQKSALKQFKVLRSAKNFRYGYKIVEDGNIKAALSTSDVIELPTLDKLKTVVDKVKDFFGDAKDSFGKMSSLNAPTEESEENTKEKQKVSS is encoded by the exons ATGTCCCTGAACGCCGTGCTCCGGCTCCCATTGTCAAACTTCAGGACCCAGGAAGATGGGTTGGTGAGGCACTCACTCGGCTCCTCCAGCCGGACGAGTCTAAAGCAACACCCCGAACAGAGGCAACAGCAACGCCACCAAACACTAGTGGTTCAGGCCAAGGGCAAGAAGGGAATGCAAGAACGCCAGTTTCAGAGGCCTCCTCCCATGCCCAAGATTGAAGACGATGGAAACCCACGTTTTGTTATCTTCATCCGTATGGCCGAG GTTGGTTTTTGGTACCCGCTTAGTGTAGTAACAGGAGGCACCACTGCTAAAATCATGGTTGCAGCCAAAGATAATTTTCTGGGAAAATACATATACAAAGACACATTGGCTAGAAATCTTGCTGCAGTTATCTACAGA GATGAGAAGGAAATACAGAAGTCAGCACTTAAGCAGTTTAAAGTGTTGCGGTCAGCTAAGAACTTCAGATATGGATACAAAATTGTC GAAGATGGGAATATAAAAGCTGCACTTTCTACCTCAGATGTTATTGAG CTTCCAACACTAGATAAGCTCAAGACAGTAGTAGACAAAGTGAAAGATTTTTTTGGTGATGCAAAGGACTCTTTTGGGAAGATGTCCTCGTTAAATGCCCCAACTGAGGAGTCAGAGGAAAACACCAAAGAAAAGCAAAA GGTTAGCAGCTGA
- the LOC133822282 gene encoding tryptamine 5-hydroxylase-like encodes MDFLILLSLTLAILLGASLFVHVISLPTWPTKKPTWQTGRDPPSPPCIPVVGHLHLLTDMPHHSFARLADRLGPVFLLRLGRVPTLVISSARLAGLVLKTHDHVFASRPQLVAAQYLSFGCSDVTFSRYGPYWRQARKICVTELLSPKRVNSFGIVRLEEMNRMLSHISSRCLSSEVVDLSKVLFTLANDILCRVAFGRRFLGEEVGSGEGQKSHLVRVLVETQELLGGFCVGDFFPDWKWINSVSGFKRRLEKNLEDLRAVCDEIIEEHSSVVKTASLDSREDFVDVLLRVQRRDDLEVPITDDNLKALVLDMFVAGTDTTSATLEWTMTELVRHPKVMKKAQEEVRKIASTAGKVDESQLQHLHYMRAVVKEAMRLHPPVPLLVPRESMADCTLDGYDIPAKTRVLINSYAIGRDPKSWENPLEFNPERFEGCNMDVKDTDFKFLPFGGGRRGCPGFTFGLATVELGLALLLCHFDWRLPEGVSTDDVDLDEIFGLATRKKTPLILVPTLNKDFAL; translated from the exons ATGGACTTTTTAATTCTTCTCTCACTTACCCTCGCTATCCTACTTGGCGCCTCCTTATTCGTCCACGTCATAAGCCTACCCACGTGGCCCACTAAGAAGCCTACGTGGCAGACCGGTAGGGACCCTCCTTCGCCGCCATGCATTCCCGTAGTCGGCCATCTACACCTCCTAACGGACATGCCCCACCACTCCTTCGCACGACTTGCCGACCGACTCGGCCCCGTCTTCCTACTTCGACTCGGCCGAGTTCCGACCCTCGTCATCTCCTCCGCCCGACTCGCCGGACTCGTCCTCAAAACCCACGACCACGTCTTCGCCAGCCGACCCCAGCTCGTGGCCGCTCAGTACCTCTCTTTCGGCTGCTCAGACGTCACCTTCTCCCGGTACGGGCCTTACTGGCGCCAAGCCCGAAAGATATGCGTCACCGAGTTGCTCAGCCCCAAGCGAGTCAACTCTTTTGGGATCGTCCGGCTCGAGGAGATGAACCGTATGTTGAGTCACATCTCGAGTCGGTGTTTGTCGTCTGAGGTGGTGGACTTGAGCAAGGTGTTGTTTACCTTAGCGAATGATATTCTGTGCCGAGTGGCGTTTGGGAGGAGGTTTCTGGGGGAAGAAGTGGGGTCCGGCGAGGGGCAGAAGAGTCATTTGGTGAGGGTTTTGGTGGAGACGCAGGAGTTGCTAGGTGGTTTTTGCGTAGGGGACTTTTTCCCGGACTGGAAGTGGATCAACTCGGTGAGTGGGTTCAAAAGGAGGTTGGAGAAGAACTTGGAAGATCTGAGAGCGGTTTGCGATGAAATAATAGAAGAACATTCCTCAGTAGTGAAAACGGCGTCGTTGGATAGCAGAGAAGATTTCGTGGACGTGCTTCTTCGGGTGCAGCGGCGAGATGACTTGGAAGTTCCCATTACAGATGACAATCTTAAAGCTCTTGTTCTG GACATGTTTGTAGCTGGAACAGATACAACATCAGCCACTTTAGAATGGACAATGACTGAGCTAGTTAGGCACCCAAAAGTGATGAAGAAAGCACAAGAAGAAGTTCGAAAAATCGCTTCAACTGCCGGCAAAGTTGACGAGAGCCAACTTCAGCATCTTCATTACATGAGAGCTGTTGTGAAGGAGGCAATGCGATTGCACCCCCCAGTGCCTCTCCTTGTTCCTCGGGAGTCCATGGCGGACTGCACTCTAGATGGCTATGACATACCTGCAAAAACTCGGGTTCTGATAAACTCCTACGCCATAGGAAGGGACCCTAAATCATGGGAAAATCCCCTGGAGTTTAATCCTGAGAGATTTGAGGGTTGTAACATGGATGTTAAAGATACAGATTTCAAGTTTCTACCATTTGGTGGAGGAAGAAGAGGCTGCCCTGGATTTACCTTTGGCTTGGCAACAGTTGAGCTTGGACTAGCTCTGCTCTTGTGCCATTTTGATTGGAGATTGCCTGAGGGAGTTAGCACTGATGATGTAGACCTTGATGAGATTTTCGGGCTCGCCACAAGAAAGAAGACTCCTCTTATTCTCGTCCCAACTTTGAATAAGGATTTCGCATTATAG